The stretch of DNA TCATGTTTTTTCATAAATTTGCTGTTTTTCCATCATTGTGAACGAGCAAAGCGAGTGCGGCAATCTCAGGAATTTAGTACTGCTTCATGAGATTGCCACGTCAAGGCTTCGCCTTTCCTCGCAATGACGTTAAGAATGACATCAATTCTTCAACATCTTCTCAAGTTCGCCGCTTTGGTATAACTCTTTAGTAATATCACAACCGCCTACTAATTCCCCATTAATGTATAATTGCGGGAATGTTGGCCAGTCGCTAAACTTTTTTAAATCTTCACGTAATTCAGCATCAAAAAGCACATTGATATCACGAAATTCTACACCTAATTTATTCAAGATAGCTACTACAGTTCCTGAAAATCCGCATGCAGGCGACTCTTTAGTACCTTTCATGAACAATACCACTTTATTATTTTTTATTTCATTTTCTATAAATTCAAAATTTTTATTTTCTAGCATTTTAAGACTCAATAATTTATCTTCTAAAATACACTTTCTATAACAATATATGCAAGCACAAATAGTTAATAAAATTTTTGAGATTTTTAGCAAGAATAATCCACATCCGAAAACCGAATTAATATATAAGAATGATTTTACCTTATTAGTAGCGGTAATATTATCTGCTCAAGCCACCGATATATCAGTAAATTTAGCGACTAAATCTTTATTTGAAACTTATGATACACCAGAAAAAATTCTAGGACTCGGTGAAGAAGAACTTAAAAAATATATAAAATCTATAGGACTATTTAACAGCAAAGCAAAAAATATTATCGCATTATGTAAAATATTGATAAGCAATTATCAAGCTTCAGTACCAAATGATTTTAAGGAATTAGTTAAACTGCCTGGCGTCGGAAGAAAAACCGCTAATGTTGTACTAAATTGCTTATTCGGCATGCCCACAATGGCAGTTGATACACATGTATTTAGAGTAGCTAAAAGAATAGGGCTTGCTAAAGGTAGTAGTCCTAAAATAGTTGAAACGGAGCTACTGCAAATTATCGATGAGAAATGGCTAATGCATGCCCATCACTGGCTAATATTACACGGCAGATATATATGCAAAGCTAGAAAACCCGATTGCGATATTTGTCCTATTAAAGAGTATTGTGAGTATTAGATTATATATACTCACAGTAAATGAAACAGGTATACGAAGATCAACTTCAAAAAGAGCTAGGAGTTCATAAGGCGAGGAGCGGAGCGTATATTAATACGTGAGCACCACAGCTCTTATAGAACGACAACGCCAATTTTTGAAGTTGATCGAGTATATTATTTTCAAGTTGACAATTTTTTACTTAATTCATAATATCTAAGCTCAATTTGATAAAGGTAAAATTTATGCGTTCAGCACTTATAACTTCTATATTAGTAGCTGTAGCTTTCTTAACAAGTGCTTGTAATACAATGCAAGGAGCTGGTCAAGATGTGCAGGCAGCAGGTAAAAAACTTGAGGATTCAGCAGAAAAAAATAAACCTAAAAAAGGTTGCTGTTGTCATTAATATACTTGCCGTATAATGTCATTCCCGCGAAAACGGGGCGTTGTTGTATGGATCGAAAAACGCACTCGGTGTCATACCGTGGCTTGACCACGGTATCCATAAAAACAACTAAAACTATTAACAATGTTAGTATTTTTAACTGGATGCCGCTATAAGCTCGCGGGATGACAATAGAAAACCGGTCCACGCAACAATAACGTAAGCAAGTTACTCTACTTACTCTCATTCACCAATTTATATATCTCTTTCTTACTATAAACATTTTTAAATTTCTCATAAGCAAGTTCGGTAGTGGTTTTACTACTTAAATTTCTATTTAAACAAAATTCTATAAATTCTTTTAAATCAAGTTCTAATCTTTCTTCTCTTTCTTGTATATTCCTTGAAATCAATAATACTATCTCACCTTTTAAAATATTATTTTGATAAAACTTTATTATTTCATCTATATCCCCTGTTTTTATTTCTTGATACAGTTTAGTTAACTCACGAGCTACGCATATTTCTCGATTTCCTAGTATTTCTTTAGCTACCGATAAGGTGTTTATCAAGCGAGGGGCTGTTTCAAAGAAAATCAAAGTAACCTTAAGATTTACTAGTTCAGAAAAAATCTTTTTTTTACTTTCTATCGTTTTAGGTAAAAACCCGTGAAATAAAAATCGATCAGTAGGAAGAGCTGATAAAGTTAGGGCAGTAACCGGTGCAGATACCCCTGGTACTACGTCTATATGACAATTAAGATCGCGTATATCTCTAACTAACTTATAGCCAGGATCGGAAATTAAAGGAGTCCCTGCATCAGAAATTAAACTTACTATATTGCCCGATTTTATTAAACTTATAATATTTTCTCTATCTTTCTCGTCACTATGATCATTATAAATTTGTAATTTTGTATGAATGTCATGTTTTGCTAGCAATTTTTGTGATATTCTAGTATCTTCACATAAAATAATATCTGAGTTTTTTAGAGTCGATATAGCACGAAGCGTTATATCTTCAAAATTACCGATCGGTGTTGAAACAATATATAACCCTGGTTTTAAAATCATAATTTTTAAATTTTAAGTAACATTATGGCTAGTATAAAACATAAACTACGAATCGTTCTATCATTTTTTTGCTTGATATATTTAACGTCCTGTCAAACTCCTAAAGAAGAACCTATAAGTTTTCCTCAAAAAGAACAAAAAGAAATTGAGATTGCAATTTTAATGCCAAATCAGGGTCCTGATAGTATCGTCGGGAAACAATATAAAGATTTAATTAAAATGGGACTTAAC from Rickettsia helvetica encodes:
- a CDS encoding entericidin A/B family lipoprotein is translated as MRSALITSILVAVAFLTSACNTMQGAGQDVQAAGKKLEDSAEKNKPKKGCCCH
- the grxD gene encoding Grx4 family monothiol glutaredoxin, whose product is MLENKNFEFIENEIKNNKVVLFMKGTKESPACGFSGTVVAILNKLGVEFRDINVLFDAELREDLKKFSDWPTFPQLYINGELVGGCDITKELYQSGELEKMLKN
- the rsmI gene encoding 16S rRNA (cytidine(1402)-2'-O)-methyltransferase: MILKPGLYIVSTPIGNFEDITLRAISTLKNSDIILCEDTRISQKLLAKHDIHTKLQIYNDHSDEKDRENIISLIKSGNIVSLISDAGTPLISDPGYKLVRDIRDLNCHIDVVPGVSAPVTALTLSALPTDRFLFHGFLPKTIESKKKIFSELVNLKVTLIFFETAPRLINTLSVAKEILGNREICVARELTKLYQEIKTGDIDEIIKFYQNNILKGEIVLLISRNIQEREERLELDLKEFIEFCLNRNLSSKTTTELAYEKFKNVYSKKEIYKLVNESK
- the nth gene encoding endonuclease III, with protein sequence MQAQIVNKIFEIFSKNNPHPKTELIYKNDFTLLVAVILSAQATDISVNLATKSLFETYDTPEKILGLGEEELKKYIKSIGLFNSKAKNIIALCKILISNYQASVPNDFKELVKLPGVGRKTANVVLNCLFGMPTMAVDTHVFRVAKRIGLAKGSSPKIVETELLQIIDEKWLMHAHHWLILHGRYICKARKPDCDICPIKEYCEY